In Allomuricauda ruestringensis DSM 13258, the following proteins share a genomic window:
- a CDS encoding CAP domain-containing protein, which translates to MKKFSSLTLVLVFLLLLGSCSDSSTEEFEQMYSETNLENQKVTVDPNKMEKQLLGLINEHRTSIGLSSLADSAPAYKYAEEHNDYMISKNSLSHDNFEARATKIADETNALKVSENVARYYTTAEKTLKAWVESDSHRKALEGDFSHSTLSVQLDKDGRPYYTQIFIKVE; encoded by the coding sequence ATGAAAAAATTCTCTAGCTTAACGCTGGTATTGGTCTTTTTATTGCTGCTTGGCAGTTGCAGCGACTCTTCAACAGAAGAGTTTGAACAAATGTACTCTGAAACCAATCTTGAAAACCAAAAGGTCACTGTTGATCCCAACAAGATGGAAAAACAACTATTGGGCCTAATCAACGAACATCGAACATCGATAGGATTGAGTTCTTTGGCAGATAGTGCCCCAGCTTACAAATATGCAGAGGAACACAACGATTATATGATTTCCAAAAACAGCTTAAGTCACGATAATTTTGAGGCACGGGCCACTAAGATTGCCGATGAAACCAACGCCCTAAAAGTATCTGAAAACGTAGCTAGATATTATACTACTGCCGAAAAAACATTAAAGGCTTGGGTAGAAAGCGACTCGCACAGAAAAGCATTGGAAGGAGACTTTAGCCACTCAACCCTGAGTGTTCAATTGGATAAAGATGGGAGACCATACTACACACAAATTTTTATCAAAGTGGAGTAG
- a CDS encoding acyl-ACP desaturase, whose translation MSIKNIRLEVMQAIEPKVEGFIDEFLIPTEKIWQPTDFLPDSQSDNFFDEVEKIRGEAKELGYDFWVTLVADTITEEALPTYESWLMDVEGIDQHNGKDNGWSKWVRAWTAEENRHGDVLNKYLYLSGRVNMREIEITTQHLISDGFDIGTDRDPYKNFVYTTFQELATNISHKRVGKMARNKGNVLLAKMCTIIAGDEMRHHLAYREFVKTIMGQDPDGMVLAFADMMKKKIVMPAHFLRESGGSIGEAFEQFSNCAQRLGVYTSQDYIDILKKLNDYWDIGNLRGLSDQAEKARDYLMKLPERLQRISERMKFSQEQHTFKWVEANGML comes from the coding sequence ATGTCGATTAAAAATATAAGATTGGAAGTAATGCAGGCGATTGAACCCAAAGTTGAAGGGTTTATTGATGAATTTCTTATACCAACAGAAAAAATATGGCAACCCACCGATTTTTTGCCAGACTCCCAAAGCGATAATTTTTTTGATGAAGTAGAAAAGATTCGCGGAGAGGCGAAGGAATTGGGATACGATTTTTGGGTAACCCTTGTAGCTGATACCATTACAGAAGAAGCCCTCCCTACATACGAATCTTGGTTGATGGATGTGGAAGGCATTGATCAGCACAATGGCAAGGACAATGGATGGAGCAAATGGGTACGTGCCTGGACTGCCGAGGAGAATAGACACGGAGATGTTTTGAACAAGTATCTTTACCTCTCTGGCCGTGTAAACATGCGCGAGATTGAGATAACTACACAACACTTAATATCCGACGGATTCGATATCGGTACGGACAGGGATCCCTACAAGAACTTTGTATATACCACTTTCCAAGAGTTGGCAACGAATATTTCGCACAAGAGAGTCGGTAAAATGGCCAGAAATAAAGGCAATGTACTGCTCGCAAAAATGTGCACCATAATTGCAGGTGATGAAATGAGGCACCATTTGGCATATCGCGAATTTGTAAAGACCATTATGGGGCAGGACCCCGATGGAATGGTCTTGGCCTTTGCAGATATGATGAAGAAAAAAATTGTGATGCCGGCCCATTTTCTTAGGGAATCGGGCGGAAGTATAGGAGAGGCATTCGAACAGTTTTCCAATTGTGCCCAACGTTTAGGGGTGTATACCTCACAAGACTATATTGATATTTTGAAAAAACTGAACGATTACTGGGATATAGGAAACCTTCGCGGACTTTCTGACCAAGCAGAAAAGGCCAGGGATTATCTGATGAAACTCCCCGAAAGGTTACAACGCATATCCGAACGCATGAAATTTTCGCAAGAGCAGCATACTTTTAAATGGGTAGAAGCCAACGGAATGTTGTAG
- a CDS encoding 3-hydroxyanthranilate 3,4-dioxygenase — protein sequence MAIQEPFNLNKWIEENRETLKPPVGNKNLYKESGDYIVMIVAGPNARKDYHYNETEELFYQLEGNIEVHIQEDGQKKTMKLGPGDMYLHPAKAPHSPARQEGSIGLVVERKRADLDAEDGLLWFCDNCNNKLYEVYFKLNDIEKDFLGHFKHFYGSEELLTCDKCGTVMPVDERFIAKEE from the coding sequence ATGGCAATACAGGAACCTTTCAACCTTAATAAATGGATTGAGGAAAACCGAGAAACCCTAAAACCCCCGGTCGGGAATAAAAACCTTTACAAAGAGTCTGGCGATTATATTGTGATGATCGTTGCGGGACCAAACGCCAGAAAAGATTATCACTACAACGAAACCGAAGAGCTTTTTTATCAGCTTGAGGGTAATATAGAAGTGCACATTCAAGAAGATGGTCAGAAAAAGACTATGAAACTAGGGCCTGGTGACATGTACCTTCACCCCGCTAAAGCGCCCCATTCACCTGCCCGCCAAGAAGGTTCCATTGGCTTGGTCGTGGAACGCAAACGTGCAGATCTTGATGCTGAAGATGGCTTACTTTGGTTCTGCGACAACTGCAATAACAAATTGTATGAGGTTTACTTTAAACTGAATGATATTGAAAAAGATTTTTTAGGGCATTTTAAGCACTTTTACGGTTCGGAAGAATTGCTCACCTGTGATAAATGCGGAACCGTTATGCCCGTTGATGAACGTTTTATAGCCAAAGAAGAATGA
- a CDS encoding DUF1304 domain-containing protein translates to MILLLAKIIIGIVALLHIYFLRLEMYAWTTKAKKVFRTFPEELFEPTKTLAANQGLYNGFLAAGLIWSLIIQDSQWQVYVGLFFLSCVAVAGIYGAITASKKIFAVQALPALIGIILLFTDLFL, encoded by the coding sequence ATGATACTCCTTTTAGCAAAAATCATTATCGGAATTGTGGCTTTGCTCCACATCTATTTTCTGCGGTTGGAAATGTATGCTTGGACGACAAAAGCAAAAAAGGTATTCCGTACTTTTCCCGAAGAACTGTTTGAGCCCACAAAAACATTGGCAGCCAACCAAGGCCTCTACAATGGCTTTTTGGCAGCAGGTCTTATTTGGTCCTTGATCATTCAAGATTCGCAATGGCAAGTTTATGTTGGACTCTTCTTTTTGAGTTGTGTAGCCGTGGCAGGTATCTATGGAGCCATAACGGCATCAAAAAAAATATTTGCGGTTCAGGCACTTCCGGCCCTTATAGGAATTATTCTTTTGTTCACCGATCTATTCCTGTAA
- a CDS encoding CvpA family protein, whose amino-acid sequence MSFLDIIIGILLVWGLYKGLKNGLFVELASLIALIAGIYGAIHFSYITGDYLAERFDWSDQYLKIAAFLITFFAIIIVVNLAGKFLTKIADFAMLGLLNKIAGGIFGALKVAVILGAFLIFFEKLSSPLGFINEETKEESVFYEPIKEIGALVFSYVFDDEENNPSNQIEAKEEVI is encoded by the coding sequence ATGAGCTTTTTGGATATAATCATCGGAATTCTTTTGGTCTGGGGCCTTTACAAAGGCTTAAAAAATGGCCTTTTTGTTGAGCTGGCCTCCTTGATTGCCCTGATTGCGGGAATATACGGCGCCATCCATTTTTCGTACATAACAGGCGATTACCTCGCCGAACGGTTTGACTGGAGTGACCAGTACCTGAAAATTGCTGCATTTCTGATTACTTTTTTCGCCATCATTATTGTAGTGAACTTGGCGGGAAAATTCCTGACCAAGATTGCCGATTTTGCCATGCTGGGCCTATTGAATAAAATTGCTGGGGGTATTTTTGGCGCCCTTAAAGTCGCTGTAATTCTTGGGGCATTTCTTATCTTCTTCGAAAAGCTTTCCTCCCCCCTCGGATTCATTAATGAGGAAACCAAAGAAGAGTCCGTTTTCTACGAGCCCATCAAGGAAATAGGTGCCTTGGTTTTTTCCTATGTTTTTGATGATGAAGAAAACAATCCTTCAAACCAAATCGAGGCGAAGGAAGAAGTTATATAA
- a CDS encoding antibiotic biosynthesis monooxygenase family protein, translated as MELKKPYYAVIFTSLRTEGDQGYAKMAEEMETLARKQPGFLDIESARDGLGITVSYWESLEAIADWKANMDHKQAQKNGIKTWYSWYKVRICRVEREYEFNK; from the coding sequence ATGGAGCTTAAAAAACCATACTATGCCGTAATCTTCACCAGTCTCAGGACTGAAGGCGACCAAGGTTACGCGAAAATGGCGGAAGAAATGGAAACCCTGGCTCGAAAACAACCGGGGTTTTTGGATATTGAAAGTGCCAGAGATGGATTGGGCATTACGGTGAGCTATTGGGAAAGTTTGGAGGCCATTGCCGACTGGAAAGCCAACATGGACCATAAACAGGCACAGAAAAATGGAATAAAAACTTGGTATTCTTGGTATAAGGTCAGGATTTGCAGGGTAGAACGCGAATACGAATTCAACAAATAA
- a CDS encoding aldehyde dehydrogenase family protein, whose product MSKTAAAFGIEEALKELGLNEINNGTSTGKDWFSNGDIIESYSPVDGALIGKVKATTKEDYEKVITTAQKGFKTWRTMPAPQRGEVVRQFNDELRRLKEPLGKLVSYEMGKSYQEGLGEVQEMIDICDFAVGLSRQLHGLTMHSERPGHRMYEQYHPLGVVGIISAFNFPVAVWSWNTALAWVCGDACIWKGSEKTPMTSVACQNIAARVFTENGVPEGISCLITGDYTVGEFMTNDERVPLISATGSTRMGKIVAKTVAGRLGKSLLELGGNNAIIVTPDANIKNTVIGAVFGAVGTCGQRCTSTRRLIVHENVYDKVKNAIVDAYKQIRIGNPLDENNHVGPLIDKDAVKNYLSALEKVEAEGGKVLVEGGVLEGEGYESGCYVKPAIAEAENHFDIVQHETFGPVLYILKYKGDLQNALDMQNGVRQGLSSAIMTNNLREAERFLSVEGSDCGIANVNIGTSGAEIGGAFGGEKETGGGRESGSDAWKIYMRRQTNTINYTTELPLAQGIKFDL is encoded by the coding sequence ATGTCAAAAACAGCAGCTGCTTTTGGAATTGAAGAAGCCTTAAAAGAACTTGGCTTAAACGAAATAAATAATGGTACTTCCACAGGAAAAGATTGGTTTTCCAATGGAGATATCATCGAATCCTATTCACCCGTAGATGGTGCGCTTATTGGAAAAGTGAAGGCCACTACTAAAGAGGATTACGAAAAAGTAATCACTACAGCCCAAAAAGGATTTAAAACTTGGAGGACAATGCCTGCCCCTCAACGTGGTGAGGTAGTTCGCCAATTTAACGACGAGCTTCGTCGTTTAAAAGAACCTTTGGGCAAATTGGTGTCCTACGAAATGGGGAAAAGCTACCAAGAAGGTTTGGGAGAGGTACAGGAAATGATAGATATCTGTGACTTTGCCGTAGGCTTGTCCCGTCAATTGCATGGGCTTACCATGCACAGCGAACGTCCCGGACACCGCATGTACGAGCAATACCATCCACTTGGTGTTGTGGGGATTATTTCTGCCTTCAATTTCCCTGTGGCCGTTTGGTCCTGGAACACGGCTTTGGCTTGGGTTTGTGGTGATGCCTGTATTTGGAAAGGCTCAGAAAAAACCCCGATGACCTCCGTAGCTTGCCAAAACATTGCGGCTCGTGTGTTTACCGAAAACGGAGTGCCAGAAGGTATTTCTTGTTTGATTACCGGCGATTATACGGTAGGTGAATTTATGACCAATGACGAACGTGTTCCATTGATTTCGGCCACTGGCTCTACCCGAATGGGGAAAATAGTCGCCAAAACTGTTGCGGGGCGCCTTGGGAAATCCCTGTTGGAATTAGGTGGCAACAACGCTATTATTGTAACCCCCGACGCCAACATAAAAAACACCGTAATAGGTGCTGTATTCGGTGCAGTGGGTACATGTGGACAACGTTGCACCTCTACACGTAGATTGATTGTCCATGAAAATGTGTACGATAAGGTAAAAAATGCCATTGTAGATGCCTACAAACAAATACGCATCGGAAATCCCTTGGACGAGAACAACCATGTTGGACCCCTAATAGATAAGGATGCTGTAAAAAATTATTTAAGCGCCTTGGAAAAAGTTGAAGCCGAAGGCGGAAAAGTTTTAGTTGAAGGTGGTGTATTGGAAGGTGAGGGCTACGAAAGCGGTTGCTACGTAAAACCCGCTATTGCAGAAGCCGAAAACCACTTCGATATTGTACAGCACGAAACCTTTGGTCCCGTTTTATATATTTTGAAATATAAAGGTGACCTTCAAAATGCTTTGGACATGCAAAATGGTGTTAGGCAGGGACTATCCTCTGCAATTATGACCAACAATCTGCGGGAAGCGGAACGTTTCCTTTCCGTAGAAGGATCGGATTGTGGCATTGCCAATGTTAATATCGGTACTTCCGGAGCTGAAATCGGTGGAGCCTTTGGTGGCGAAAAAGAAACCGGTGGCGGCAGGGAAAGTGGTTCGGATGCTTGGAAGATTTATATGAGAAGACAGACCAACACCATTAATTACACCACCGAATTACCGTTGGCACAAGGCATTAAGTTTGACCTATAA
- a CDS encoding glycerol-3-phosphate dehydrogenase/oxidase: MSENIAFSNVDRKNNLQKITKDTYDLVVIGGGITGAGIALDASSRGMKVLLLEKGDFASGTSSKSTKLIHGGLRYLKQFDFWLVKEVGSERAIVHKLAPHLVIPEKMLLPLIEGGSYGKWLTSIGLKVYDILAQVSGDDKRQMLEKKEAMKLEPLLPKKILNGAGYYAEYRTDDARLTLENLKTSIQFGAQLFNYTKVTDFIYEDEQVAGVKFTDEAFGDEYSVSSKYVINAAGPWVDELRSVNQSKKGKRLHLTKGVHLVFPKEKLPVKQSIYFDIPDGRMMFAIPRGKVTYIGTTDTNYNLDKDHVTTDIADAIYLVSAVNNMFPDIELELDDIISSWAGLRPLIHEEGKSASELSRKDEIFTSDTGLVSIAGGKLTGYRKMAERTVNRIAKKMEEDHDIELKHCTTDKIPLCGNDFKKFKHVKKYIGQVQERLQADGFTKYDAWYLVTTYGKQTESILALYANIKGDKPKERMIRAEAQFAIAHEMAMNPLDFFIRRTGRLYFDIDSVRKYKEPVFEEFQKAYNYSAEEMEAFSKALEAQLKEHSDFSLERG, from the coding sequence ATGAGCGAGAACATTGCTTTTTCAAACGTAGATAGAAAGAACAACCTGCAAAAGATTACCAAGGATACTTACGACCTTGTAGTGATTGGTGGTGGAATCACAGGAGCAGGAATAGCTCTGGATGCATCTTCTCGCGGCATGAAGGTGCTTTTGCTCGAAAAAGGGGATTTTGCCTCGGGCACCAGTAGCAAATCCACCAAACTTATTCACGGTGGGCTACGTTATTTAAAACAGTTCGATTTTTGGTTGGTGAAAGAAGTAGGTTCCGAAAGGGCCATCGTACATAAATTGGCCCCGCATCTGGTAATTCCCGAAAAGATGTTGCTCCCACTTATCGAGGGTGGTTCCTACGGAAAATGGTTGACTTCCATCGGCTTGAAAGTATACGATATTCTGGCCCAGGTTTCCGGTGATGATAAACGGCAAATGCTGGAGAAAAAGGAAGCCATGAAGTTAGAGCCCCTTTTGCCCAAGAAGATTTTGAACGGAGCAGGATATTATGCCGAGTACCGTACCGATGACGCTAGACTTACCTTGGAAAACCTAAAAACCAGTATTCAATTTGGTGCGCAGTTGTTCAACTATACCAAGGTCACCGATTTTATTTATGAGGATGAGCAAGTGGCTGGCGTAAAATTCACCGATGAAGCCTTTGGGGATGAGTATAGTGTTTCATCAAAATATGTGATCAATGCGGCCGGACCTTGGGTGGATGAACTCCGGAGCGTGAACCAGTCCAAAAAGGGCAAGCGATTGCATTTGACCAAGGGTGTTCACTTGGTGTTTCCAAAAGAAAAACTCCCCGTGAAGCAATCCATATATTTTGATATCCCTGATGGCAGGATGATGTTTGCAATTCCACGCGGTAAGGTCACCTACATTGGTACCACCGATACCAACTATAATTTGGACAAGGACCATGTGACCACCGATATTGCCGATGCCATATACTTGGTTTCCGCGGTGAACAATATGTTCCCCGATATTGAATTGGAGTTGGACGATATCATTTCCTCATGGGCAGGATTGCGCCCTTTGATTCACGAAGAAGGAAAATCGGCGTCCGAGCTATCACGAAAAGATGAAATTTTTACTTCCGATACAGGTTTGGTGAGCATTGCTGGGGGTAAACTCACCGGTTACCGAAAAATGGCCGAGCGCACGGTGAACCGCATCGCCAAAAAAATGGAGGAAGACCACGATATAGAACTAAAGCATTGTACTACAGATAAGATTCCACTTTGTGGAAACGATTTTAAAAAGTTCAAACACGTAAAAAAATATATTGGCCAGGTACAAGAGCGATTACAAGCCGATGGATTTACCAAATATGATGCTTGGTATTTGGTGACCACTTATGGTAAGCAAACCGAATCCATTTTAGCACTATATGCCAATATTAAAGGAGATAAACCCAAGGAAAGGATGATTAGGGCCGAGGCGCAATTCGCCATAGCCCATGAAATGGCGATGAATCCATTGGACTTTTTTATTCGAAGAACAGGCAGGCTTTATTTTGATATTGACAGCGTTCGAAAATACAAAGAACCTGTTTTTGAAGAATTCCAAAAAGCGTACAACTATTCAGCAGAAGAAATGGAAGCCTTTTCCAAAGCATTGGAAGCGCAATTAAAGGAGCATTCTGATTTTTCGTTGGAGCGGGGTTAA